In a genomic window of Urocitellus parryii isolate mUroPar1 chromosome 2, mUroPar1.hap1, whole genome shotgun sequence:
- the Rwdd2b gene encoding RWD domain-containing protein 2B translates to MIEIEQAEAQLSELDLLASMFPGKNELIVNDQLALAELKDCIEKKTMEERSSKVYYTINMNLDISEKSMEIFSLACILPFKYPEVLPEITVRSVLLSRSQQTQLNTDLTAYLQENCQGDVCILNATEWVREHASGYVSKDVPSSPNTESAVQPVDPILTRLWIYSHHIYNKCKRKNILEWAKELSLSGFSMPGKPGVVCVEGPQSACEEFWSRLRKLNWKRILIRHREDIPFDGTNDEMERQRRFSIFEEKVFSVNGARGNHMDFGQLYQFLNANGCGDVFQMFFGVEGQ, encoded by the exons ATGATTGAGATAGAGCAAGCAGAGGCCCAGCTCTCTGAGTTAGACCTGCTGGCCAGTATGTTTCCTGGGAAGAATGAGCTCATAGTGAATGACCAACTGGCTTTAGCAGAACTGAAAGATTGTATTGAAAAGAAGACTATGGAGGAGCGATCTTCAAAAGTTTACTATACCATCAATATGAACCTAGACATATCTGAGAAATCAATG GAGATATTTTCTCTGGCCTGCATTCTTCCCTTTAAGTACCCTGAAGTTCTGCCTGAAATTACTGTCAG ATCAGTATTATTAAGTAGATCCCAGCAGACCCAGCTGAACACAGATCTGACTGCATACCTGCAGGAGAATTGTCAAGGAGATGTCTGTATATTGAATGCCACTGAATGGGTTAGAGAACACGCCTCAGGCTATGTCAGCAAAGATGTCCCATCTTCCCCCAACACAGAAAGTGCAGTCCAGCCAGTTGATCCCATTCTTACAAGACTTTGGATTTACAGCCATCACATCTAcaacaaatgcaaaagaaagaatattctagAGTGGGCCAAGGAGCTTTCCCTGTCTGGATTTAGTATGCCTGGAAAACCTGGTGTTGTTTGTGTGGAAGGTCCACAAAGTGCCTGTGAAGAATTCTGGTCAAG actcagaaaattaaaCTGGAAGAGAATCTTAATTCGCCATAGAGAAGACATTCCTTTTGATGGTACAAATGATGAAATGGAAAGACAAAGGAGATTTtccatttttgaagaaaaagtaTTCAGTGTTAATGGAGCCAGAGGAAACCACATGGATTTTGGTCAGCTGTATCAGTTCTTAAATGCCAACGGATGTGGGGATGTTTTCCAGATGTTTTTTGGTGTAGAAGGACAGTAA